The Desulfobulbaceae bacterium DNA segment CCTTTTTCATTAAAAGGAATTTTTTTCATTAAATCAAAAGCATTAAGATACCAAGGTCCCATGCCGTGCCAGGAATACTCCGAAGGCATATTATCTTTACCAAGCCGGGAACTTCTAAAGAATCCACCAGGTTGATCGAAAGCTTCATATACTGATACACTATATCCCAACTGGACTAATTCATGGGCAGCACTCAATCCAGCTATACCAGATCCGAAAATGACTATAGATTTCATTTTTATTTAATCCAGATCCCTGATACTCTCGGTCCGTGGGTTAGAAAAGTTGTAATCGTTCATCAGAGGTGCCAAAATCTGCGGCAACCAACAAACCGTAAGCGTTCAGTAGTGCTGCAGATGCGCGCATGCTTTTCAATGGCCTGGTTCGTTGGCCAGTCAAGCGGTCTGCGAGCTATACTCCGGTATGCGATCAGGCCGCTGACAAGGCAGGTGCGATGAGACTGAACGCTTACGAAAAGCTAGGACAAAGCATACAACCATTCAGACTGCCATCAGCCAAGGTTGTCTGCCGCGAAATCCTAATTAATCAGTTTATCCAGCACGGCGTTGACATAGTCATCATAAAACTCGCGATACACCTATTCAGGGGCTTTTCCTTTATTTGCTGCCAATGGTTTGCAGATAATCCAGGATATTGTTCACTTTAGCTTCCCCTAACTTCTGTTCATAATTTGTCGGCATTCTTGGCCTGAACCCTTCCACAACATCAGCTTGAGGATCAAGGATGGAGCGTTTCAGGTAATCGCGGTCAGCTATTACAGTTCGATTCTTTCCTTTAGTGACAATAACAATTTTCTTGCCATATAAACCCTGAAAGGTTGGGCCAATCCTTTCTGAGCCGTCTAGGCTGTGACAGGATGTACAACCACTCGACTCTACAATTTTTTACCCTTCATGCTTCGGTGCATCACTGCCACAACCCGTAAGAACAGTTACAAGAAATATACTTGTGAGTTCCTTTGCATAAAAAGTTCGCATCTTTTTTCTCCTTATTTTTCACATAACTCATGCAAGATTCCAATATTCCCTTGCTGTATTTTGATCGTCATAAATAATAAAAGAAGCTTCAGCGAGGATGGCTGGCAAATTTAATTTTCGATTGAAAACTATTCGCATAACTTCTGAATCTCAGAGCTCTGGTTTGTGAGACACTTCAGAAGAGGCTTCAGATCATTTTCATGCAACTTTGCACCTTTTTTTACCATACGCTCGATGGTACTTCCCCATCTCCCCTCGCTTTTCTTGCCAAGTTTCTGGCATGTTCTCGTTTCATAGTGACACTCTGTGCAGACATTCTTTATAATCAGTTCACATGAACCAAATTCTTTAAATTCAACTGACTTTTGTGCATTCTGCCCATCTCCAGAACATGCGTTTATAGACAGGATTATGAGTGAATTTAAGATCCAGAAGAGAGTAATCTTTTTGGGTAAGCACATATTATTTTTCCTTGTGATCTAAACTTACTTTTTTTGTTAAAAAAAACCATAGCTAACCGGAGTTGGCTTGAGCTTGTTAAGCAAATACTTACGTAAAAATAAATGCTTTAGAAATGAAATTGACACGATTAAAGGCGTTCAAGGGGATCTTGCAAAGCAGATGCGCTATTCTCTGAGCGCCCACGAATGATTTACCTATAGACATGTAGTATCTTCACTTTAACGGTGAAGCGCATGTTCTGCAGGATATGCATTCTTCCTGATTTATATAGAATTCTTTAGGCATGACTAATCCTTAAATGCGTTTAAGCGGACCCTTAAGTTTTCGTACAGCGCTACGCCATAGCTCTTCCTGGGGAGAAATATATTGATTTTTACGCCTCTTCAAAGTCTTCGATCCCAGCTCCACAGTCAGGGCAAACCCAACCTTCAGGTAAGTCTTTAAATGCAGTGCCTGGTTTGACACCATTTTCCGGGTCTCCATTTGCAGGGTCATAGACATACCCGCACTGTGTACAAACATATTTTTTCATTAGTTCCCTCCATGATTGAGAGTTGTGTCAATTAGTTTTTCTGGTCAGGTTCAACCAATCCTGTTCCATTACAGTTCGTACATCCCAGCTCAGGTGTGCATTTACAATCGTCCCACTCATTGTCACTTTGCCTTTGCGTACCACGCCACTCCTCATTGCATTCACAGATCCCTTCAATAACTTTTTCCCCGTGACAGACCGGACATGTATTTGTATCTTTTTGTTTCATGGTTGCTACCTTTTAAAATTGTTTGCCTTCAATATTTTTTTTCAATTGTGCTATTTCAAGCCCCAAAGGAACGCATTTTTTTCCATCAATGCAAGAATCAGCATCGGATGCTTCAAGATAATGTTTCAAATGATGCGCGCCTTTTTTCAGGTCAACAACCCAAACTTTCTTGCCATCATCAAAGGCAACATCAACATTAATGCCGCATTTGCCGATATCCGGATACAGCGAGGTAATTTTTTTGCACAATTCTTCTTTTGAATGCATGGCTTGCCTCCTTTGGTTTATTCTATTTTTACGGTTTTAGGATGAGGGTTTTCATGTAGGCGATCAAATCCTGCATTTCTCCACCATCAGGATCGATGGCGACACCACCCAGAGGTTTTTCGATGCAGATATTAATAACATCGGCCAGGCTTTTTTTGCTCATGCCCATAATGGTGAATTGAGAGCGCTCGAATAGGTCGCTTCCCAAGCTTTCACCACCTGCGTGACAGGTGCTGCAACTTTTTCCGGTTGTACCACCACCAAAGACTTGGCTTTCAAAAAGAGCCTTGCCCTTATCAATGTTTGCCCCATATGCCAAGGATAAACCGCCTGCCATGACCGCCGCCGTTACCAGAACAAACATCTTTTTCATAATACGCTCCTTCTTAGATTTAATAAAAAATTTACGGGATAGGCTCCCTTAATATTCATAATGTCCTCTCTCTTTTGAAATTCAAGGACAAGTTTATGCTTTCCACAAACCATGCAGATTACAGAACTCACGGGCAGTTATCTTGCTTGCGTTAATTTTAAAGACAGCCTCCGGCGTTTTGCCGGGTTTGAGGAACTGCCGGTATGCTTTGCCGTCGTCAGTGGTTGCCTCAATCCACTCTATATAATGTTTCTCTTCCATGGGATGGGCCAAACTGCCGACCTTTACTTTGAAGCCGCCCTCTATTTTTTCGATCACCGGAAGATGCTTTTCTTTTGCCGCGTCTACGGTGTTTTCCTTGAGTAAAATCATCGGCGCGCCGCAACAGACAAGCTCGCCATCTCCCGCGTGGAGCATTTCCACTATATTTCCACAGATTTCACATTTGTAAATTTGCATTTTTTTTGTCATCACTGCTCCTCCATTATTGGTTTAATATCATGACGGCCAGTCCGGCCAGTTAGTGCCTCTCCTTTCTTCAGGTTCCAGAAAACCAACTGTCCGATGATGCTCCTTGCCATTCTTGTCAATAATCAGCAGCGCAGGGGTCCAGCTGATGTCGAAATCTTTTGCCATGGGCTGTTCCTCGGAACCAACTCGCAGAGGGACAACATTCTGGTGAATGAATTGAATAACCGCTTCTTGTGGATACGTAACTGCATCCATTTGTTGACAGCCAATTCACTGTGGATTAAAAAAATCCAGAAAAATTACTTTGTTTTCTGCCTTTGCGCGGCTCAAGGCAACGTCGAGCTTTGTTTCCCACTGAATTTTCCGTGCCACGTTGTACTCTCCTTTTTTATATTTGAAAGAACACTTCATTGTTGAAGGAAGATTCAGAATCCTAGAAAATGTTTTGAGTTTTTCACAATATTTACCATGATGCGATGCTCCGTTTCTTTCCACTTCACAGAAACTGAAAATCTCTTATGCTCTTTCAACCAAAGTC contains these protein-coding regions:
- a CDS encoding desulfoferrodoxin; the encoded protein is MTKKMQIYKCEICGNIVEMLHAGDGELVCCGAPMILLKENTVDAAKEKHLPVIEKIEGGFKVKVGSLAHPMEEKHYIEWIEATTDDGKAYRQFLKPGKTPEAVFKINASKITAREFCNLHGLWKA
- a CDS encoding c-type cytochrome; its protein translation is MVESSGCTSCHSLDGSERIGPTFQGLYGKKIVIVTKGKNRTVIADRDYLKRSILDPQADVVEGFRPRMPTNYEQKLGEAKVNNILDYLQTIGSK
- a CDS encoding ankyrin, with translation MKQKDTNTCPVCHGEKVIEGICECNEEWRGTQRQSDNEWDDCKCTPELGCTNCNGTGLVEPDQKN
- a CDS encoding rubredoxin, whose product is MKKYVCTQCGYVYDPANGDPENGVKPGTAFKDLPEGWVCPDCGAGIEDFEEA